One window from the genome of Malus domestica chromosome 01, GDT2T_hap1 encodes:
- the LOC114826190 gene encoding annexin D2-like: MASCRVPDVVPSPVEDVEQLRKAFAGWGTNEGLIISILTHRNAAQRKLIQQTYAETYGEDLLKSLDKELSSDFERAVVLWTLAPAERDAFLANESTKLLTKNYWILLEIATTRSSHDLYQVKLAYHARYKKSLEEDVAYHTSGDVRKLLVPLLSTFRYEGDDINVPLSKKEAKILHEKISDKAYNDEELIRILTTRSKAQLNATLNQYNNEFGNAINKDLKADKDDEFLKLLRQTIKSLTFPEKYFEKVLRLGINKLGTEEGALTRVITTRAEVDLQRIKEEYYRRNSVHLDHAIVKDTSGDYEKFLVELVGHADA; encoded by the exons ATGGCGAGTTGCAGGGTGCCAGATGTGGTTCCTTCTCCAGTGGAAGACGTTGAGCAGCTCAGGAAAGCTTTTGCAG GATGGGGCACAAATGAGGGATTGATCATATCCATTCTGACTCACAGGAATGCAGCTCAGAGAAAATTGATTCAGCAGACATACGCCGAAACCTATGGGGAAGATCTTCTCAAGTCGTTGGACAAAGAACTCTCAAGTGATTTTGAG AGGGCTGTGGTGCTGTGGACTCTGGCTCCTGCTGAGAGAGATGCATTTTTGGCTAATGAATCTACGAAGTTGTTGACTAAAAACTATTGGATACTCTTGGAAATAGCTACAACTAGGTCTTCACATGACCTGTACCAGGTAAAGCTGGCGTATCATGCCCGTTACAAGAAATCCCTTGAAGAGGATGTGGCATATCATACATCTGGAGATGTCCGCAAG CTTTTGGTTCCTCTTTTGAGCACTTTCCGATACGAGGGAGATGATATTAACGTGCCCTTGTCAAAGAAAGAAGCTAAGATACTTCATGAGAAAATCTCAGACAAAGCCTACAATGATGAGGAGCTCATCAGGATCCTCACTACCAGGAGCAAAGCACAGCTGAATGCAACCCTCAATCAGTACAACAACGAGTTTGGAAACGCCATTAACAAG GATTTGAAGGCTGACAAAGATGATGAGTTCCTCAAACTACTAAGACAAACAATCAAAAGCTTGACCTTCCCTGAGAAATACTTTGAGAAGGTTCTTCGACTGGGCATCAACAAGCTTGGGACAGAGGAAGGGGCGCTTACTAGAGTTATTACCACCCGGGCAGAGGTTGACTTGCAGCGCATCAAAGAAGAATACTACCGGAGGAACAGCGTTCATTTGGACCACGCAATTGTCAAGGACACTTCCGGAGACTATGAGAAGTTTCTTGTGGAACTGGTTGGACATGCAGATGCTTGA
- the LOC139195778 gene encoding uncharacterized protein, whose translation MSPTEWWIMYGTDAPTVRKLAIKVLSQTASSSACERNWSTFALIHTKQRNKLAHSSLEKLVYCYYNMKLQIRDKEAEIDHVDRGDPLDVFDIVGEDDDTEGNQLFQWIRPLHLDDDEGNPAPRVAEEARNEGINVERVLEEEVGSSSADSFEELLHPMPSNTGIPPFSNPTQPQHRADTNDSSSTRSGDSPTTGGGNDEGNSGAGGSGAGGSGGGYGNYYGPPPPGYMSPFTGEANFTHATQDDDHGSRRAGPGIGAIGKDYTHR comes from the exons atgtctccta ctgaatggtggatcatgtatgggaccgatgcaccaactgtgagaaagttagcaataaaagtattatcacaaacagcttcctcatcagcttgtgaaagaaattggagcacatttgcactcatccatacaaagcaaagaaataagttggctcatagtagcttggaaaaattagtttattgctactacaacatgaagcttcaaattcgagataaggaagcagaaatcgatcatgtcgaccgtggtgacccactagatgtgtttgatattgttggtgaagatgatgatacggagggtaaccaactttttcaatggattagacctcttcatttagatgatgatgaaggcaacccagctcccagagttgctgaagaagcacgtaatgaagggataaatgtagaaagagtattagaggaggaggtgggatctagcagcgctgactctttcgaAGAACTTTTGCACCCAATGCCAagcaacactggaattccacctttttccaatcctacacaaccacaacatcgtgctgatactaatgatagctctagtacaagatcaggagactcacctaccaccggaggtgggaatgatgaaggaaatagtggagctggaggtagtggagctggaggtagtggtggtggatatggaaactattatggaccaccacctcccggatatatgagccccttcactggtgaggcaaacttcacgcatgcaacacaagatgatgaccatggcagtaggcgggcaggaccaggaattggtgccatagggaaggactatactcacAGATAA